Within Hydractinia symbiolongicarpus strain clone_291-10 chromosome 11, HSymV2.1, whole genome shotgun sequence, the genomic segment TGTTGTATTCACATCATGCATGTTGCAAAGGTTTATGGGTACTAGAAATACAGAACAGAACAGATTGGAAGGAAATATCCGTTTAATGTCATTCGTGATCCCAACTCGGTCACTTTTAAATGCAATATTCCACAGATGTACCAAGTAACATGAACATCAATATTTCTGGAAATAACGGGTTTGTGTATCGTTGAAATAAGAATCTTTATTTGAAATTACGTCATTCTTGACTTCAATGACGTAATTAAACCACCTTTTGTGTAAATGTACAAACTTACCAAGAATCAAGGTCATAGCCGTACTTAAACCTAAAAACTTAAAGTGCATTGTAAGATGACAAAAATGATCTATTTGTGGCTTGCTAGCCATCATTTTTCatccctatgacgtcatcaaattgaTTTTTCACTGGGAATAacttgcactacaacgttctacAGCTATACCAAGTCTGTATGGCCCGTCCCCCAACCCCCGAGTACACTGGGCAAAAATaagttcagttaaaaatttcccTATTTTTCGCTTTGTTTTAGTTTGTAGTCTGCACAAGTATATACATCTACGGAATGTATCGTGGATAAGATTACAGATATCACcacataaaaaatatgaaaggaTACATAATTGTTTCCTCTGGGTATTCTATCTTGCCTTTAATAGTGAAAGGAGAGCCAAGACCACTCCTCCATACAGGATATCTTCCAATGTAATCTGTCGTAACTATGAAAAAGTTATCACAAAATTTGTTTCTTCGTGAACGGTCAAGACAATAATTTTACTGGATAAATAAAATCTCGGCATTATCAATTTTATACCTTCCCTATTCACAATTTTATTTCCAGGAAATTTAATCATTTCATTTTGGCAGGTTTTATAAAATTCCTACAACACTCTTATCCTTGTCAACGCaatttgattgattgattgattttatCAAATATCCTTATATTTTGTGGCACTTCGTGGCAAAAAAAGTGTATCGGAGATGACAATTTTCCAAAAGTTATAAGCCTATGTCTATGTGCAGAAGTTTTTTCACATCTTCAGCGAAGTTAGGTTTCTTAAAAAATCagacattttaaaagaatattaaaaaattactaaaatttTGGCATCCATGTAAGCTTCAAAATCTTCTGACGTATCCCCGAGTAATAAAAAGTTAATTCATTGTCATTTCCCTCAGTAATAAAAAGTTCcttattttggttaaaattctttattttggttaaaattccttATTTTGGTTTAAGTTCcttattttggttaaaattctttattttggttaaaattccttattttggttaaaattctttattttggttaaaattccttATTTTGGTTTAAGTTCcttattttggttaaaattctttattttggttaaaattccttattttgtttaaagttccttattttggttaaaattccttattttggttaaaattctttattttggttaaaattctttattttggttaaaattccttattttggttaaaagatccttattttggttaaaattccttattttggttaaaattccttattttggtttaaattccttattttggttaaaattctttattttggttaaaattccttattttggttaaaattccttattttggttaaaattccttattttggttaaaagttccttattttggttaaaattccttATTTTGGTTTAAGTTCCTTATTTTGgtttaaattctttattttggttaaaattccttattttggttaaaattccttATTTTGGTTTAAATTCCTTATTTTGGTTAAAAGTTCCTTATTTTGgtttaaattctttattttggtTTAAGTTCcttattttggttaaaattctgtAATTTCTAAACCTGTACAAACTAAACTTGGAAATAAATTTCacaactttaattttaaacaaGAGTCCTTTACCACTTAGCTAAAAAGACAGAAAGTGGGATTTCTGGTAACTGCTGCGCTATAACACACCTCACTTCATAGTATACGAAGCTGTAGAAGTGACATGCTTACAAactacactttttttaaaaacaacgccAAATTTATGATATCGCCTGAAAAAATATCTTCAATATGTTAAACAATTTGTTTGGCAAATAATGctcaaataacaaaaaaaattcaaagtgcGAATTTAAGTCCTTTTGTCAGCGATAACTCCTTGCCATTAAACTTACAGTGGCACTACATAAGAATTTGACATAAATGGACAAAGTAGATCGAATAAGTATGACTGAAGAATAAACTAAAcagaatatatacaaaaattcaaaGCTAATCTAAAAGGAAACACTGAAATAAACAATTGTCCCTGTATAATATAACCAAGGTACACAATAAATAATCTTTGGCCGTTTTTCTTAACTAGCTAAACAGTGTTTTGGGCGAAATTCAAATAATCaattatacataaaaaaactcacCTTTTCTGCCTTGATACCTTTCAAAAATAGTTTGCAGCTTCAACTCATTGACGGTTGATGCTTTGGGGTCGATaattgaagtctaaaatcataaaaaaagctTGCAGAAACtggcatatttttatttacgtACGCCATTTTCAACAAAAGCTTCCCCTTCCTTTCTCAGGGTGGCTACATATTAAAGACTACGCAGTTTGAGGACAATTTAGGAGGTTTCTGAGTCAAATTGTAGGAGAAAACAGTAACATATACAAACTATCTCATATTTTAGAAGATTTCGCTTTGATTTTaagaaaaatcaatattttaggAGGTCTGAAAAAAAGTCATCATGTTTAAAGAAACAAtgataaaataaagaattttttttttctaaaatattcttttaataaattgaaaagacTGGAATCTCACaagcttttaaaaacagaaatttcCGTACTCAGCAATCGTGCGTCTTAGAAGCAGTGTCCACTACAAAAAATGCATGCACAAACACAAAATAGCACCAATCTAGGCAAGTTCATTGGCTAAAATTATGAAATTACAACCAGCGCAGCCACAAGCATTACCTACCTGTTGCTCAATATGGACTGCTTCGATACGCATGCTAAGAGAACGTAGTAACCTAAGTGCTATCGGTTGCACGCCCAGCAAAATTCATTGCAGACACCTAGCATGTTTGATCAGAACACTTTTACTTACATTAAACTGAGTGTAGGATCCTTTATGAGGTAGGGGTGCTTTTTGATGGAACCGTAACTCTCCTTGGGTGTAAAAATCTTTCCCCGGTGAGGGAGATGTGTAGTAGATGTAAGCTAGAGATTCCATTTGAAGGCTTGTGAATTTCTAATAAAAAGTACAGAGTAACATAAAATAAGATTGAATGATAcaacagaattaaaaaaatggatAAGATACTAAGTGGTTTCCCTGTGGTGGGGTTCTTATTGTCTGCAAAATTTTTGGGATGTTGACCTCTCGAAGAAAATACTAATTTGGTTTACGTGCACTCGTGTAAACAGGATTAGAGTCAACACAGTTTTAGGTCTAGCGAACAAATGGCAACTATCATCTTGCCATGATTCTTTGTGGTAATCATTTTAACTAGTAAAGTTTGAGTTTATATCTCTTAATAGGTACCAGTGGTAGAAATTAATAAACATAACATCAGAAAATTCAGTGATCCACCTTTTGGGCTCAAGAAAAATGCACATAATTATTTTTCACGAGAGTTTAAAGTTGCGTTTTTGGTGTATATATAAGTAAATTAGCTTTTGTTTATCATTTTACAAATTTAGACCACAAAATGCTTGTTTAATCTTATTCACTTGTGCAAGTTCTGGTCAAGGCCGAACCGTGTTTCGCACTGATTGTGTTTGTGTGACATTCTACAGTTTTTCCTCTATCTTAAAGTAAAAGCACAAATATTACTATGAACAAGATATAGTGTACATATACTAAAACCTATACTAAATAGCCTTTATGCGTAAGTAAATGTTTCAAGGTAAGCATCCTATCCTAAATTTACACCCCTAACCCTCAGCAGCCTCTTCCCAGAAAATTCTTAGACTATAAAAGTGGGTAAAAAGGTAAATATTCTTACATGAAGTTTATAgtcgaaaaagaaaagaagttgaACAGATTGTATCTCTTCATGATCCAGTAGTGGAACATCTATGTCGAACTGAAAATAATCTTTTCTTCCATCATAATCTTCGTCCAGTTCGAAGGACTGAAACATGTGAAAGACAGTATAGGATTGTATGTTTTGTTAAAGCTAACAATAATCTAATCGTCTCAGTTTGTATAGATTCGTGCTATCCTGAAAAAGCTTTGGTGTATTATATATGTTACATTATCTTAAAATGTTGCTAGTTCCAATTCCACATTTTACAAAAATCTTAAAGTCGTAATAATTGCACTAACAAAAAGGCGTTATTCCACTTGATGTTTTATTATGAAAACAGATAACTCTCCAATATAAAACAAAAGCAATGCacttgctgacgtcattaaaaccaacaacaaaaaatttataaaatataacaaaagctTGTATCTTGTTAATAAAACTAGGCATACAGTCATACAGATGTTTCACATtgtttgaaatatatatatttttaataataacacAACAAAATACACAGTGGATGATGTTAGCCAAAAATTTTATCTCTTTCTTAATAAACCTTACATTGATTTTTAAAGGACCCTTTAGCTCTCAGGAGTTCTGGCAGTCAACCAGTCAGGTGACTTTTGTCTAATTTTTAAACAGTAGATCTATGTGACCAGTTATCTTAGGGTTTAGGGATTTAATAGAGCAATGGAACCAAGGGCCTGCTCTGAAAAATATTAGGTTGAGAAGGCATCTTTAAATAGCTGCTGACAGggtaaatatttacaaataattattgtatagataaaaaaaagttttaaatctcAGTTGGGAAAACATTAACCAACTAGAATGAGGCTGCTTGCCTTTACTTAACCATTATTTGAGGTATCAGGCGCCAAAGTCTGAAAAgtcattttaatttgtttgcaatcattttattaaCCGTATTTCCAGTAGAATATCCTCTTGCTGGCAACATTGAGTAACCTAAAAAATTTTCCCCTTTTGGGACATTCTAATAATTACAGCATATAAACCTCATTTTGTGTATTTTAATCACTTACCAATGCGAGTTATGAAGATTCATGTGAAAGAATAGTTTTTTTTCTGTGTATAAATTTCCTGTCAAGAAGCATTAAATAACTTACTGGTGGTCATAGGAGaagcaataataaaaacaataacttcCAAGAGTCTTTTATATTGCACTTGTAGTGCATTTGTATTGCATTaataaataatgataataaaaagCACAACTAATAAATAAGTGGTAATCGAAGATTGTTGCATGGATAGGCAGCGTTTCAAATCAATGGTTTGGGTACAGTTGTGCTTTAACTGATCTGCAGTCGAGTTTAAATTAAATACGAAAGTCAAATAGTGGGATAAATTTTCATTCTTTGTTGCATAACTTTGGTCACTATTACATCTATTGAAATTGCTTGATTGTTTTTTATCCCATCATTACATGCAATACTGCAATTTCATACTTGATTATACATGTTGATCTGATTATCATGTGCAATACCGCCTTTACCTATCTAAACCTTTAAACTAATAGAATGGATTGACAAATTTTCATGAAGGGTCAACACAGTTTCGTAGACATTGACAAATATATGACCGAAAGAGAAAACAATCCGTTGTCAACTGTGTATTCTTTTAAATCAATAGAGAGAATACAGCAATGGCATAAAGAAGTCTTACAAGCCAAGTCAGTCAGTCAGTTAACCCCAGAAAGAAGAGAAGCACCTATCATTAATAACCAAcattgatcaaagaaaaaacttaagaataaaaaatttaaccaaAAGGAGCACACACCTTCGCACGCCATTCAAAATTATAAGGGTGCGAACATCACACACCTAAAAATTGTGAAGGATCATGGTGTGCGAAGCTTACGCACAAGAATTTTTATGCCTGACCCTGGAAAACGGACTTTCCTGATTGTGTTGCTGGCATTGTGCAAAATTCTTTTTTGGTTTATAACACCTGATTAGTGAGATTTAAAGAGAATGTACTAAATTTCctgttatttgttttaaattgcGCTCGTTCTTGTGCTAGCAATGGTGTTTTAATTGTCTTCAAATGAGTGGTTAAATGCCAGATAAGAAAATGTTATATTGGATCTTTAATGCACTTATTGAATATAGTAAACTTGTAATAGCTTATATTTGTTATAGTTAACTGTATTGCCCATGGGTTGGACATTCTAATAATTACTGTTTTTAAACCTAACTTTGTATATTTCACTCACTAACGAGTTCAAATTATGAAGATTGTTGTGTAAGAATAGTGTTGTATCTTTTCCATGTATAAATTTTAGGTCAAGCACATAAAACAACTTATACAGAAAAACTCATAGGGACTCAATAATTCataatacatttaaaaattagaataaaCTCTTACCCTTATAGTTGGAATCCTAACTTTATCTCCCAATAAGAGGTTAAAGTTTGGGTAAGTACTATAACCAATTAGTGAGCCTGGATCTGAACCTTGCACCAGCAATATGAGATGATGTTTATAATTTACTTCTGGTTGCTCACGATATGTGCTTTCTTTCAACCAGAACCctgtaaaaatcaaaacaaccacATGTATTTTAGAggatttgattttttaattttgaagaaaaataaaagcaaagtttttttaatttttttatttaggctgTAATTAtctgatagctattttcaacTAATTAATAAAAGAAATCCTAGCATTAATTAACTAAAAAGACTTTACCACAGGTTTAATACACCACAGTAtaacttttaacatttataggTACCATCAGGGTTGCTATAACCCTGATGGTAGCTATagatgtaaacaaataacaCTGCCAATCATGTATAACATATaccaatgtatatatatatataaacttatAACAATTTTAGatgctaaaataaaattttacctaGACTGTTATATGCCAGAAAAAGAGGACTCAAATATGTAATACCAATGACAAATATGCTAAATATGGTTGCAAAACTGCAAATGTGAGCTCGAAATTGTCTGGTTACGACTTCATTGTGTACATTGTAAACAACCATTGTACTACCATTTTAGTAACATCACACAAACTATAATGTGTCTTCTTGTTcctataaaaattcaaaaaatggaTTTTGTGTTCTGGATTTCATTAGCTCTATAAGGTAGCCTTcgaaatttgttaaaatcttTACAATTATATACATTCTCGAAATAGCTAAAATTCTGATCCATTTTGTATGTAAATATTCTGATTCGTTTTAGCCAAAATTTTCTATCATAAAGATGCTGCAGTATACAACATTACAGGCAGATATATGATTCCAATTAAGCTTTGTACAAtagaatttttcaaaaattaaaacatagtGAAACCAGAAGAGTTGGATAAAAGTTTGATCTTATTAACTTTTTACTAAATAAGGTCCAACAGAACTAACAATAACTAATCTTCCACATAAAGTGACCTGTAATGGAAGCTTTCCATATGAAATCTTTTATGAAGTTTTGccctctttattttattttaataaattatgGTACAAAATTAGCATTAGCATGTCGTTAAGAGGGAGAGGGTCAgtgataattttattttataaggtTAGCCTCACTAATTTGGGGGACACAACCTGTCAATTGTACCTGTCAATTGTTTCAAAAAGAAACCACAAGGTGGTTCTAGAGTATTTAAAGCTTTCACCTGAGCTTTGACAGGAACCTGGGTTTTTTTGAAGCATTTGACtccattttgtttataaaaaagtgtatatgTATTCAGATGCTAAACCACTTGGTAATGTTCCTATACTGAATGCAAAGAGATCACACTTGATTCTTCTTATTTGCATTCTTGATAATCAAATTTTATATCATAGTGATTTGCTTCTCTTTTGCTTGTTGTAGCTATGTTTTCTTGGTTACTTGGGTTTATATAGCAAACACTATATATGTGCACAaaatttatgtatattttttgtgacgccgtagattagtggttatacagctctcatactctgtgcaggagaccagggttcgatttttcttgacggcgattcaacataacctaagccatgtgagggaaattgggaagatggcacactgtgtgggccgttggatgttgccgggagttgtctagttgagcgcgggctctaattgggtctgcgcagctcaaaatgagcattaaatactctaggactctccatctaagccatagcccctcctggaaataataaacagggtatatcccttgatatttgtgaggctagccaggTAAAATATGCAAATCTATCTCTATGTTTGTTAACATAGAATATCTGTTGTGCTGGTGACTGTACTTGTGTAAACAGTGAAGTGTTGcgatttttgttttgtaatatttcttttttgtaatGTATGTAGCATCACAAAAGTGTGGAAACGTTGCTGCACCTTTCCAATCAGAGCAAACACCCAATTAACCTGATTAATCAACTTGCCTAGTTAGTCAACAAGAAGTATAGCTCAGTTAGTCAACGTAAGGTAGCTCAGTTAGTCAACGTAAGGTAGCTCTGTTAGTCCATAAGGGGTTCTGTTAGTCAACGAGAGGTACCTCAGTTAGTCGGCGTGAGGTGGCTCAGTTAGTTGACAAGAGGTAGCTCAGTTAGTCAACGAGAGGTAGCTCAGTTAGTCGACAAGAGGGAGCTCAGTTAGTTAACGAGAGGGAGCTCAGTTAGTCGACGAGAGGGAGCTCAGTTAGTCGACGAGAGGTAGCAGCTCAGTTAGTCGACGAGAGGGAGCTCAGTTAGTCGACGAGAGGGAGCTCAGTTAGTCGACGAGAGGGAGCTCAGTTAGTCGACGAGAGGGAGCTCAGTTAGTCGACGAGAGGGAGCTCAGTTAGTCGACGAGAGGTAGCAGCTCAGTTAGTCGACCTGGCTTAACTAGTCAAGCATCCTGCTGAAATCATTGTAAATTGCAGAATAGCTTCAACATGGAACAAATCTGTGTTCTTTATAGAAATTCTGTCCAAATATTGTCGTATTTAAAGAGCACAATCAGAACTTATGGGATAGCAGTCAAAAATTGTGACAActcacaacaacaataaaaatcgAACTTTTGATATAACATCTCTATTTTTTGAAGTTAATTGGGGTCAAAAGAACAAACAATGTACTTTGTTATGTAGTATGGGCCAAATTTGCAGCTTACTACATAAACATTTTAGGAGTTTTCTAAAAGTGTCAGCCACATCAGTTTAAGCTGAATTCAAATACATTTAAGGACTTCTATTTTTTGGCTAAGGGCTCAAATTATTATATAAGTTTTAAGTGTTACAGATAAATTGATTATATATGAGTTCTAGGAAGCAGCTGACATTTCAGGAATTCAAGGATGTCTCCTAACATGCGTCAAAGGTAAATGGTTTGATTAGATTTTTTGTTATGTAAATGCTAGGAAGCTAGGAAGTCAGACtgaaaaatcatttctataaCCAATTGTGTGGCTTCGTAGTAGAAAAAAGcaga encodes:
- the LOC130613977 gene encoding transmembrane protein 231-like; amino-acid sequence: MVVYNVHNEVVTRQFRAHICSFATIFSIFVIGITYLSPLFLAYNSLGFWLKESTYREQPEVNYKHHLILLVQGSDPGSLIGYSTYPNFNLLLGDKVRIPTIRSFELDEDYDGRKDYFQFDIDVPLLDHEEIQSVQLLFFFDYKLHKFTSLQMESLAYIYYTSPSPGKDFYTQGELRFHQKAPLPHKGSYTQFNTSIIDPKASTVNELKLQTIFERYQGRKVTTDYIGRYPVWRSGLGSPFTIKGKIEYPEETIIYRPGFWQLIKFAWIQYLAILLIFLYIFGQVKKFVYENHLVNTIPRKSHVD